A single Gasterosteus aculeatus chromosome 2, fGasAcu3.hap1.1, whole genome shotgun sequence DNA region contains:
- the ncoa6 gene encoding nuclear receptor coactivator 6 isoform X7, whose product MAHRCTPPSPSQRTDHLEPDNDSDRDSGVGEEDADSCHGDAGTEEEEVNKRTSCTEEKSSGGEGQASAVFIAFRGNMEDEDFSLKLDSILSGIPNMLDMASERLQPQHVEPWNSVRVTFNIPRDAAERLRLLAQNNQQQLRDLGILSVQIEGEGAINVAVGPNRGQDVRVNGPTGAPGQMRMDVGFSGGVRMANPAMVPPGPGIAGQAMVPGSSGQMHPRIQRPTSQTDATDPMMAGMSVQQQQQPLQHQQAGPHVPGPMPQAAHHLQALQGGRPLNPAALQQLQQQQQHHQQQQQQAQQQAQLSQLGPRPPFNPSGQMAVPPGWNQLPSGVLQPPATQGSPAWRKPPPQAQMVPRPPSLATVQTPSHPPPPYPFGSQQAGQVFNAIGQLQQQQQTGVGQFAAPQPKGLQTGPGGVAGPPRPPPPLPPTSGPQGNLTAKSPGSSSSPFQQGSPGTPPMRPTTPQGFPQGVGSPGRAALGQPGNMQQGFMGMPQHGQPGAQVHPGMPKRPMGFPNPNFVQGQVSGSTPGTPVGGASQQLQGNQAMTHTGALPSASTPNSMQGPPHAQPNVMGVQSGMAGLPPGTTAGPSMGQQQPGLQTQMMGLQHQAQPVSSSPSQKVQGQGGGQTVLSRPLSQGQRGGMTPPKQMMPQQGQGVMHGQGQMVGGQGHQAMLMQQQQQQNSMMEQMVANQMQGNKQPFGGKIPAGVMPGQMMRGPAPNVPGNMVQFQGQVAPQQMTPQQQQQMAQLQQQQLQQQQQQQQQQQQQQQQQQQQQQQQQQQQQQHQLQQQQQHQLQQQHQQMNQQQPQQVPIAGNPNQAMGMHGQQLRLPAGHPLIQQQLQQQQLQQQKQQQQQAMLQQQQQQQQQQAAQQHPHPLGDPNGGTGDLGVQQMVPDMQAQQQQGMMGGPQHMQMGNGHFAGHGMNFNSQFQGQMPMAGACVQPGGFPVSKDVTLTSPLLVNLLQSDISASQFGPGGKQGAGGGNQAKPKKKKPARKKKSKEGDGPQQVEGLGGLDAAAGMEDSELPNLGGEQSLGLENSGQKLPEFANRPAGFPGQAGDQRVLQQVPMQFMQQQQQQHQQQHQQQMQHMQQQQIQQQQLQQQQQIQQQMQQQQIQQQQLQQQQQIQQQQQIQQMQMQSLQNAQGPQGMTGPQAPGQGQPQMHPHQLQQQPQQSNLLQQQQQQQQQQQQQQQQQQQQQQQQQQQQQQQQQQQQQQQQQQQQQQQQQMLMMLKMQQEQAKNRMSIPPGGQIPPRGMGNPPEVQRLPVSQQNNMPVMISLPGHGGVPPSPDKARGMPLMVNPQLAGAVRRMSHPDAGQGLQGAGSEEAIAHQKQPGGPDVGLQHPGNGNQQMMANQGSNAHMMKQGPGPSPMPQHTGASPQQQLPSQPQQGGPMPGLHFPNVPTTSQSSRPKTPNRASPRPYHHPLTPTNRPPSTEPSEINLSPERLNASIAGLFPPKINIPLPPRQPNLNRGFDQQGLNPTTLKAIGQAPPSLTLPGNSNNGSVGGNNNQQPFSTGSGVGGAGGKQDKQPGGQAKRASPSNSRRSSPASSRKSATPSPGRQKGTKMAINCPPPQQQLVGSQAQTTMLSPASALPNPLSMPSQVSGAVEAQQTQSPFHGMQGNAAEGIRESQGMATAEQRQVPQTPPQPLRELSAPRMASPRFPLPQQPKPDLEVKAGTVDRLPVQTPPVPDSEASPTLRAAPTSLNQLLDNSAIANMPPRAGQNTNVRDVMGKDSPKSALDPERPLHTNSQGTDMSAAVASNASEAKPQPAVPIPTSSPNLHPASISSSHPCTNVTSQTPPSLSQSLIPGLGNQPGPNVKPTPAICPALSTDTSGSPNPVSSGQSSPALTVGTSSNSSSAPKPGTSVHSVIQIPASSSAIPPNQITVFVTSNPITLPAPPKAPASMASTMVAVPNKNIRPQDIRQQAPAPRPSQFITPAPVFINPIFQVPGASVAPNSTMASQSVAMVGPIQVSTANIHLAPAPSSTQSSGANMASTQPPRSAAGQVQITTSVPSSVPVGTLPPPHQMNQGAPKTENLGEAGSAQKLSPAVRQPSPHPSPAASSASQANLASPPLSSSPGAANPTQKKPMSPPPAPQVKGQPSPAPAVVSATADSHQSLVERTGQGPPGAVPPQVLHPPAIQIEAIAPPTSAPAASNNITAPTASSPTPAASQVAVPTPIISQAPVPSTAAASNQAQAVAPQPPAVALAGASTSVAATLVSTAAPVQRPVPSVVPIVAGSGPSLEAVATTSSPVANPSGVPPAQPNPPAVERPMPPTAASAAITQTSPVSIQQAPPSQEPAASEKTGEEVLASSEQGWAKKRKAPINLVPRAAVEKPKGPSRRSSRAEKEVEEEPVADSGVRKRSARPGTSAAVKDVYEKMTLLLWQNRQIQGLQTSAHKPASGVPAR is encoded by the exons aTGGCGCATCGGTGTACCCCACCGTCGCCGTCCCAGAGGACCGATCATCTGGAGCCGGATAATGACTCCGACAGGGACTCCGGTGTCGGGGAGGAGGATGCTgacagttgccatggagacgcaggaacagaagaagaggaagtcaACAAGCGCACAAGTTGCACCGAAGAAAAAAGCAGCGGGGGAGAGGGACAGGCTTCTGCCGTGTTTATTGCCTTCCGAGGGAATATGGAGGATGAGGACTTCTCTCTGAAACTTGACTCCATCCTCAGCGGAATACCGAACATGCTCGATATGG CGTCTGAGAGGCTCCAGCCACAGCACGTGGAGCCGTGGAACAGTGTGCGGGTTACCTTCAACATTCCTCGGGATGCTGCCGAGCGGCTCAGGCTATTGGCCCAAaacaaccagcagcagctcagagatCTGGGGATCCTCTCCGTGCAGATCGAAG GCGAAGGGGCCATCAACGTGGCTGTGGGACCAAACAGGGGACAAGACGTCCGAGTGAATGGTCCAACTGGAGCACCTGGCCAGATGAGAATGGATGTTGGCTTTTCAG GTGGGGTAAGGATGGCTAATCCGGCGATGGTTCCACCTGGACCCGGCATAGCAGGCCAGGCGATGGTACCAGGCAGCAGTGGACAGATGCATCCTCGTATTCAGAGACCTACTTCACAGACAG ATGCTACGGATCCAATGATGGCAGGTATGTcagttcagcagcagcagcagccactccAGCACCAACAGGCTGGTCCCCATGTCCCAGGCCCAATGCCTCAGGCCGCCCATCACCTGCAGGCTCTGCAGGGCGGGAGGCCACTCAACCCGGCCGCCCtgcagcagctacagcagcagcagcagcatcaccaacagcagcagcagcaggcccagCAGCAAGCTCAGCTGTCCCAGCTCGGACCCCGACCCCCGTTCAACCCGTCGGGTCAGATGGCTGTGCCTCCTGGCTGGAACCAGTTGCCCTCCGGGGTCCTCCAGCCACCGGCCACCCAAGGAAGCCCTGCCTGGAGGAAGCCCCCACCCCAGGCCCAAATGGTTCCACGTCCCCCCTCCCTTGCTACGGTCCAGACTCCCAGCCACCCTCCGCCCCCTTACCCATTTGGCAGCCAGCAGGCTGGGCAGGTGTTCAACGCCATTGGacagctacagcagcaacagcagacaGGAGTGGGGCAGTTTGCAGCCCCCCAGCCGAAAGGCCTGCAGACCGGCCCCGGTGGTGTCGCAGGACCGcccagaccccctccgccccttcCACCAACTTCTGGGCCCCAGGGCAACCTCACCGCCAAGTCCCctggttcctcttcctctcctttccaGCAGGGTTCACCGGGGACTCCTCCCATGAGGCCGACGACCCCCCAGGGTTTTCCCCAAGGCGTTGGATCACCAGGAAGAGCCGCCCTCGGGCAACCGGGTAACATGCAGCAGGGTTTCATGGGAATGCCCCAGCACGGACAGCCTGGGGCCCAAGTTCACCCAG GCATGCCGAAGCGTCCAATGGGATTTCCAAACCCAAACTTTGTCCAAGGTCAGGTGAGTGGCAGCACTCCAGGAACCCCTGTGGGAGGAGCCAGCCAGCAGCTTCAGGGCAATCAGGCCATGACTCACACAG GAGCTCTGCCGTCGGCCTCCACGCCCAACTCGATGCAGGGTCCACCCCATGCCCAGCCCAATGTTATGGGTGTACAAAGTGGCATGGCAGGTCTGCCTCCCGGTACAACCGCTGGGCCTAGTATGGGCCAGCAACAGCCGGGCCTCCAGACCCAGATGATGGGCCTCCAGCATCAGGCCCAGCCCGTGTCTTCCTCCCCCAGCCAGAAGGTTCAAGGCCAGGGTGGAGGTCAGACTGTTCTCTCAAGGCCCCTCAGTCAAGGGCAGAGAGGAGGGATGACCCCACCCAAGCAAATGATGCCTCAGCAAGGCCAGGGGGTGATGCATGGGCAGGGTCAGATGGTTGGAGGCCAAGGGCACCAGGCCATgctcatgcagcagcagcagcaacaaaactCCATGATGGAACAAATGGTTGCCAACCAGATGCAAGGCAACAAGCAGCCATTTGGAGGCAAGATCCCAGCTGGAGTCATGCCTGGCCAGATGATGCGTGGCCCTGCTCCAAACGTTCCAGGTAACATGGTTCAGTTCCAAGGCCAGGTTGCCCCCCAGCAGATGActccacaacagcagcagcagatggctcaactccaacaacagcagctgcaacagcagcagcagcagcaacaacaacaacaacaacaacaacagcagcagcagcagcaacaacaacaacaacaacaacaacagcagcagcaccagttgcagcagcagcagcagcaccaatTACAGCAACAACACCAACAGATGAACCAGCAACAGCCCCAGCAGGTTCCTATCGCCGGCAACCCTAATCAGGCAATGGGCATGCATGGGCAACAGTTGAGGCTCCCTGCTGGTCATCCTCTTATCCAACAACAGTTGCAACAGCAGCAGTtgcagcagcagaaacaacaacagcaacaagccatgttacagcagcagcaacaacaacaacaacaacaggcagCTCAACAGCACCCCCATCCTTTGGGAGATCCTAATGGTGGGACAGGGGACCTCGGGGTCCAACAGATGGTCCCTGATATGcaggcgcagcagcagcaaggtATGATGGGGGGCCCACAGCACATGCAGATGGGAAACGGCCACTTCGCCGGGCACGGCATGAACTTTAACTCACAGTTCCAAGGCCAGATGCCGATGGCGGGAGCCTGCGTGCAGCCGGGAGGCTTCCCAGTCAGCAAGGATGTAACTCTGACTAGCCCGCTGCTGGTCAACCTGCTGCAGAGCGACATCTCAGCCAGCCAGTTTGGGCCAGGAGGAAAACAGGGCGCCGGTGGGGGCAATCAGGCCAAACCCAAAAAGAAGAAACCGGCGCGGAAAAAGAAGTCCAAAGAGGGAGATGGACCACAGCAAGTAGAGGGACTTGG TGGTCTCGATGCGGCTGCTGGAATGGAAGATTCCGAACTACCAAATCTGGGTGGCGAACAGAGTTTGGGTTTAGAAAACTCTGGCCAGAAACTCCCCGAGTTTGCCAACAGGCCTGCAG GCTTCCCTGGCCAGGCTGGAGACCAGAGAGTATTACAGCAGGTACCAATGCAAtttatgcagcagcagcagcagcagcatcaacaacaacatcaacaacaaatgCAGCACATGCAACAGCAACAGATACAACAGCAACAattgcaacagcagcaacaaatacaacaacaaatgcagcagcagcaaatacagcagcaacaattacaacaacagcaacagatacagcagcagcagcagattcaacagatgcagatgcagagtctCCAGAATGCTCAAGGgccacaggggatgacggggcCACAGGCTCCGGGTCAAGGCCAGCCCCAGATGCACCctcaccagctgcagcagcagcctcaaCAATCAAACCTGCTGCAGCAG cagcagcagcaacaacaacaacagcagcaacaacaacagcagcaacaacaacagcagcaacaacagcagcaacaacagcagcaacaacaacagcagcaacaacaacagcagcagcagcaacaacagcagcagcagcagcaaatgtTGATGATGTTGAAGATGCAGCAGGAGCAGGCAAAGAACCGCATGTCCATCCCTCCAGGAGGACAGATCCCTCCTAGGGGCATGGGCAATCCGCCTGAGGTCCAGAGGCttccagtctcacagcaaaacaacaTGCCCGTAATGATCAGCCTTCCCGGACATGGAGGGGTACCGCCGTCTCCTGACAAAGCAAGAGGCATGCCCCTGATGGTGAACCCCCAG CTTGCAGGAGCTGTACGAAGAATGTCCCATCCGGATGCAGGGCAGGGTCTTCAAGGCGCTGGGTCTGAAGAAGCCATTGCTCATCAGAAGCAGCCTGGCGGCCCAGACGTTGGGCTGCAGCATCCTGGAAATGGGAACCAACAAATGATGGCTAATCAGGGCTCCAACGCTCACATGATGAAGCAGGGCCCTGGTCCATCCCCAATGCCCCAGCACACCGGAGCCAGTCCCCAGCAGCAGCTACCTAGTCAGCCTCAGCAAGGGGGTCCCATGCCGGGCCTTCATTTCCCCAATGTACCTACAACCTCCCAGAGCTCCAGGCCCAAAACCCCCAACAGAGCGAGCCCCAGGCCGTACCACCATCCTCTCACCCCAACTAATCGCCCACCCAGCACCGAACCCTCCGAGATCAACCTTTCACCCGAGAGGCTTAATGCCTCCATCGCAGGCCTGTTTCCTCCCAAAATCAacattcctctgcctcccaggCAGCCGAACCTAAACAGGGGATTTGATCAGCAAGGTCTGAACCCGACAACTCTGAAAGCCATCGGCCAGGCCCCTCCCAGCTTAACCTTACCAGGCAACAGCAACAATGGCAGTGTGGGCGGAAACAACAATCAACAGCCGTTCTCAACTGGCTCTGGAGTAGGAGGTGCAGGCGGTAAACAGGACAAGCAGCCTGGAGGGCAGGCTAAGAGGGCAAGTCCCAGCAATAGCCGGAGGTCGAGTCCAGCCTCGAGCCGGAAGTCGGCAACCCCGAGTCCAGGGAGACAAAAGGGGACAAAGATGGCGATCAACTGCCCTCCGCCCCAGCAGCAGTTGGTCGGCTCTCAGGCGCAAACCACTATGCTAAGCCCGGCCTCAGCACTCCCAAATCCGCTATCTATGCCGTCACAAGTAAGTGGGGCAGTGGAGGCTCAGCAGACCCAGAGCCCCTTCCACGGGATGCAAGGGAACGCCGCCGAGGGAATCCGGGAAAGTCAGGGAATGGCTACGGCAGAGCAGCGTCAGGTGCCTCAAACGCCGCCGCAGCCTCTGAGGGAGTTATCAGCTCCTAGGATGGCGAGCCCCCGTTTTCCGTTGCCTCAGCAGCCTAAGCCTGACTTGGAAGTGAAGGCTGGGACAGTTGATAGGCTCCCTGTGCAAACGCCGCCTGTGCCGGACTCCGAGGCCTCACCTACTCTCAGGGCAGCGCCAACCTCCCTGAACCAGTTGCTGGATAACTCTGCTATCGCAAACATGCCTCCTCGGGCCGGACAAAATACTAATGTCAGGGATGTTATGGGAAAGGACAGCCCCAAGTCCGCTTTGGATCCAGAGAGACCACTCCACACTAATTCCCAGGGCACAGATATGTCAGCTGCTGTCGCTTCAAATGCATCGGAGGCCAAACCTCAACCCGCTGTCCCAATTCCTACCAGCAGTCCAAATTTACATCCCGCCTCAATTTCCAGCTCGCACCCTTGCACCAACGTGACCTCTCAAACTCCCCCCAGCCTCAGCCAGAGCCTCATCCCAGGCCTCGGTAATCAGCCCGGTCCAAATGTAAAACCAACGCCTGCCATCTGCCCCGCCCTCAGTACTGACACAAGTGGAAGCCCCAACCCAGTCTCCTCGGGTCAAAGCAGTCCTGCCTTGACAGTCGGCACCAGTTCTAACTCCAGCTCAGCTCCGAAACCCGGGACAAGTGTTCACTCAGTCATACAGATCCCGGCCTCTTCTAGCGCAATTCCCCCCAATCAGATTACTGTGTTTGTCACCTCTAACCCCATCACCCTCCCCGCTCCTCCCAAGGCACCCGCATCAATGGCCTCAACCATGGTGGCCGTCCCCAACAAGAACATTAGACCTCAGGACATCCGGCAGCAGGCCCCTGCCCCCCGCCCTTCCCAGTTCATCACCCCCGCCCCTGTATTTATCAACCCTATTTTCCAAGTCCCGGGAGCATCGGTGGCTCCCAATTCCACAATGGCCTCACAGTCCGTTGCTATGGTGGGGCCCATCCAAGTGTCCACTGCTAACATCCACCTTGCTCCTGCCCCAAGCTCCACCCAGTCCTCTGGGGCTAACATGGCCAGCACTCAGCCCCCCAGGAGTGCTGCTGGACAGGTCCAGATCACCACTAGTGTTCCCTCATCAGTCCCAGTTGGTACTCTCCCACCCCCTCACCAAATGAACCAGGGGGCTCCCAAAACAGAAAATCTAGGTGAGGCAGGTTCGGCTCAGAAACTCAGTCCTGCAGTACGCCAGCCGTCTCCCCATCCAAGCCCTGCAGCATCATCTGCCTCCCAGGCAAAcctggcttctcctcctctctcctctagTCCTGGGGCTGCTAACCCCACTCAAAAAAAGCCCATGTCGCCACCCCCCGCTCCCCAGGTAAAAGGGCAACCTTCACCGGCTCCCGCCGTGGTTTCTGCGACAGCGGACTCCCATCAGAGTCTTGTAGAAAGAACTGGGCAGGGCCCCCCTGGAGCCGTACCACCACAGGTCCTCCATCCTCCTGCCATCCAGATTGAAGCTATAGCTCCACCTACAAGTGCTCCCGCTGCCTCCAACAACATTACTGCGCCAACTGCCTCCTCTCCAACCCCAGCTGCCAGCCAAGTGGCTGTTCCCACTCCGATCATCAGCCAGGCTCCAGTGCCCTCGACGGCTGCAGCCTCCAACCAGGCCCAGGCTGTAGCTCCTCAACCTCCTGCAGTCGCCCTAGCTGGCGCCTCCACAAGTGTCGCTGCTACTTTGGTCTCCACTGCTGCTCCCGTACAAAGACCTGTACCGTCTGTTGTTCCGATTGTTGCTGGATCTGGACCTTCTCTGGAGGCTGTCGCCACCACATCCTCTCCAGTTGCAAACCCCAGCGGAGTTCCCCCTGCTCAGCCTAACCCCCCAGCTGTGGAGCGGCCAATGCCGCCTACTGCTGCATCGGCTGCAATCACTCAGACCTCCCCAG TATCTATTCAACAAGCCCCACCGTCCCAAGAACCTGCTGCCAGTGAGAAGACGG GTGAAGAGGTCTTGGCGAGTTCAGAGCAGGG AtgggcaaagaaaagaaaggcgCCCATCAACTTAGTGCCAAG GGCTGCGGTGGAGAAGCCCAAGGGGCCGAGCAGGCGCAGCTCGCGGgcggagaaggaggtggaggaggagccggtGGCGGACAGCGGCGTGAGGAAGCGGTCGGCCCGGCCCGGGACCAGCGCCGCTGTCAAAG acgtctatgagaaaatgactctacttctttgGCAAAATCGCCAAATTCAAGGCCTCCAAACATCAGCCCACAAACCAGCGAGTGGTGTCCCGGCGCGCTGA